From Phragmites australis chromosome 5, lpPhrAust1.1, whole genome shotgun sequence, a single genomic window includes:
- the LOC133919812 gene encoding transcription factor bHLH94-like: protein MALEAVVFPQEHLECTATAAVASVGCGIDIDELEDKGGVVLQEEDGALPHGTGAVTTWDAALCPCSIAPGSVEECWDVQHHSVSPPPVPPALELGRGKAAGSASRRRRRRPKKVKNKEEMESQRLNHIAIERNRRRQMNEYLAVLRSVMPPSYAQRGDQASIVAGAINFVKELEQLLQSLEAQKRSAKRSEPPAAPFAGFFTFPQYSAGADGVAGAGDSASSGGDQSGVCAVRQGVADIEVAVAESHANVKVLAPRRPRQLLKMVVALLCLGLTVLHLNVTTTADHLAFYSFSLKMEDECRLASVDDIAAAVNQIVAKISEECLNQVS from the exons ATGGCGCTAGAAGCTGTGGTGTTCCCCCAGGAGCACCTCGAGTGCACGGCCACGGCTGCCGTGGCGTCAGTAGGCTGCGGCATCGACATTGACGAGCTCGAGGACAAGGGCGGCGTAGTGCTGCAAGAAGAGGACGGAGCGCTGCCGCACGGCACCGGTGCGGTCACCACCTGGGACGCGGCGCTTTGCCCGTGCTCCATCGCTCCAGGCAGCGTGGAGGAGTGCTGGGACGTGCAGCACCACTCCgtgtcgccgccgccggtgccgcCCGCGCTAGAGCTCGGGCGCGGCAAGGCCGCCGGGTCAGCGTCgcggaggcggcgacggcgcccgaagaaggtgaagaacaaggaggagatggagagccAGCGGCTTAACCACATTGCCATAGAGCGCAACCGGCGGCGGCAGATGAACGAGtacctcgccgtgctccggTCCGTCATGCCGCCCTCCTACGCGCAGCGG GGTGACCAGGCGTCGATCGTGGCCGGCGCCATCAACTTCGTCAAGGAGCTGGAGCAGCTGCTGCAGTCGCTGGAGGCACAGAAGCGCAGCGCAAAACGCTCCGAGCCACCGGCGGCGCCGTTCGCCGGGTTCTTCACGTTTCCTCAGTACTCCGCCGGCGCGGACGGTGTCGCTGGTGCCGGCGACAGTGCGAGCTCTGGCGGTGACCAGAGCGGCGTCTGCGCGGTGCGCCAGGGCGTGGCCGACATCGAGGTGGCTGTGGCGGAGAGCCACGCGAACGTGAAGGTGCTCGCGCCGCGGCGGCCCAGGCAGCTGCTGAAGATGGTGGTGGCGCTGCTGTGCCTCGGCCTCACCGTGCTCCACCTCAACGTCACCACCACCGCCGACCACCTGGCCTTTTACTCCTTCAGTCTCAAG ATGGAGGATGAATGCCGGCTAGCGTCGGTCGATGATATCGCCGCCGCGGTGAACCAGATAGTCGCCAAGATCTCCGAGGAGTGTCTTAATCAAGTCAGCTAG